A window of the Lactuca sativa cultivar Salinas chromosome 5, Lsat_Salinas_v11, whole genome shotgun sequence genome harbors these coding sequences:
- the LOC111921082 gene encoding uncharacterized protein LOC111921082 gives MTSGCMSTCIADDARVPVRATYVNLYKWPDSDREFVRSVSRNSHRKNGESQGHPRLVDSISCRQLYLRSYTFSRKESLNERTMNCIGRVKERAAVRGKQKKSPTSSAGGGRQRDGGKRRRRRKCTVVMKAKEASYAALASIFRRLLSCTTKIDVVD, from the coding sequence ATGACCTCCGGATGCATGTCAACATGCATTGCCGACGATGCCCGTGTCCCTGTTAGAGCTACATATGTTAACCTCTACAAATGGCCTGATTCTGACCGTGAATTCGTCCGATCAGTCAGTAGAAACAGTCACCGGAAGAACGGAGAAAGCCAGGGTCACCCCCGCCTGGTCGACAGTATCTCATGCCGGCAGCTTTACCTTCGAAGCTACACATTTTCAAGAAAAGAGAGCTTGAATGAGAGAACCATGAACTGTATTGGAAGAGTTAAAGAAAGGGCGGCTGTTCGAGGGAAACAGAAAAAGTCTCCAACGAGTAGTGCAGGTGGCGGCCGGCAGAGAGATGGTGgaaagaggaggaggaggaggaagtgcaCGGTGGTTATGAAGGCGAAGGAGGCGTCATATGCTGCCTTAGCATCCATCTTCCGTAGGTTGTTATCTTGCACCACTAAGATTGATGTTGTGGATTGA